The sequence CTGCGTCGGCGTTCCCTTCACAGCTTTTTTGGCTTTCTTCTTCTGTGCCAGCTCTTCAAGTACGTCCGCGCCCAGTTTTCCGTAGCTGGAGAGTTTTGTCGTCTCTCTGGAGACCTGTGCAGTCTCCTCGGCGGACGGGCGGTTTTTCTTTTTGATCCGCAGACCGCTGCGCTTGATCGGCGTTACCTCTTTGAGGGCCGGTTCCGTTTTCTGAACGACGGCAGCCGAGACGGGCTTCGGTTTCTTTTCCGCTTCTTTCGCTTCTTCGGCCTCCTCATTTTCAGCAGCCGCTGTTGCAGCTGCTTCGGACGGTGCCTCGGCCGCTTCTTCTTTGGTTTCGGCAGGTGCCGTCGCCTCTTCTTGTGCTTTCGCCGCTTTTTTCACGACGCGGACTTTCGGTTCCGGCGCAGCTGGCGTCGTACCGCTCATGATAAAGTTAGCGATCTTTTCCGCCTCTTCCATGGATACGGAGTTTGAAGCCGTTTTGACACTGTCGAGCCCCATCGCCTGGGCTTTTTCAACGACCTCTTTTGATGCGATACCCAATTCTTTGGCAATCTCGCTTACTCTAACTTTATCTGACATCCGTGATGATCTCCTTTAACTCGTTCAGCAGGCGCTCTGTCTCCCCGCTTTTACATTGGCGGGCGAGCGCTTTGGCAGTCTGTTTTGCAGTGAAACACTCCGGGCACAGATAAAAACTCCGTCCTGTCCCGCTGTAGGGGCGCAGGGAGCGCTCGGCGCATTGCAATCTCAACAGTTGATCCTGTGCTTCCCGTTTCCGGCAGCAGACGCACATGCGAACGGGACCCGAATAATTTTGGCGCATTATATCCAAAGTTTCCTTGAATGAGCGTTTCAGCGTTCCACCGTCAAACCGTTGTTGTCCAGGTTGAGAATTTTAACCGCGAACTGGGGAAAACGCTGTTCGAGCTTTGCAGCCAGTGCTGCTGCATCCTCGTCGTAGCACAGCGAAAAGAACGTCGAACCGCTTCCTGAAAGCGTACTCATCAGTGCTCCCTGTTCATACGCCGCCTTCTGGATCGTGAAAAGCTCCGGCATCATTTTCATCCGCGTTTTCTGGTGGAAACGGTCCTGTGTGGCGATCTTGAGCATCTCCCAATCCTCGTTGAAGAACGCCGCTACCGTCAGCGCCGCGTGCGAGACGTTGAAGACGGCGTTCTCTTTGCTGTAAGACTTCGGAAGCGTCGTACGCGACTTCGCCGTCGAGATCGGCTTGTCCGGGATAACTACGACCGCACGCAGGTAATCGGGCAGGTGTTTTTTCTGCGAGAAGACCTTGTTCTTCTCCACCGTGGCGACGTTGAAACCGCCCATGACCGCCGGCGTGATATTGTCCGGGTGCGATTCGTATACCAGGGCATGGTTCAGGATCCGGCGCTTGGAAACACGCACGCCCGCCGCCTCATGCGCCGTGGCAATGGCACTGACAATCACGGCCGAGGAGCTTCCAAGGCCCCTTGAAAGCGGGATGCTATTGTAAAACTGGAACTTGAAATTCTGTTTTTTGTGCGTCAGGCGCTGATAATGCTCATTGAAGATACTCACGAACATGTTGTTCCCCTTCAGACGGGGGTTGCTTTCACCTTCGCCCTTGATGGAAACGCTGAAAAAACGCGACGGTTTGAATTCGACCCGGTTGCGAAGGTCGACGGAAAGACCGAGGGTGTCGAAACCCGGTCCGAGGTTGGCGCTGGTCGCCGGAACGCTGATAATCAATCGTGCTCCTTAACCGACGGCTCCGATCCCGTAGTACGGCAGGGCATCGTCGGAAAAATCATTGAGATGCAGGTGGGACGGAAGGCTGAAATCCGCCTCAACCGGCGTTTCGAACTTTTGCGTCTTGATTGTATCCGCCATTTTAACGAAATAGAGCTTCCCAACGGCTTTGAGCGGACGGTTCCCGTTGAAGTAAAATGCATCGGCCGCAAGCAGGCGTGAACCCAGAACGATACTGAGGGTTTTGAGGTAGAGGTAAGCGATCTTGATCGCCATGAAGCTGCCGGGCCCCTTGGCATAGACGAGATTGCCGAGGGTGTACTTTTTCAGAATCGTCTCGAAGAGTTCCGGGAGGGAATCGGAGCTCTGCTTCGCACTCTCGTAACGCTCGACGAGCTCCCCGTCTTTGTAGATCCCGACGACGATCGGGGTGGTCAGCGCAATGACGACAGCATCATGCATATGCTTTGGCCATCGCCTTCGCTTCTGCCGTCGCGATCTCGACGACTTCGTAATTCGCGGGGTCTTTGAGCAGCTCGAGGGTCAACTTGTGGTTGAGGTCGTGGCTGCCGGCAAACGCCTCGTACTCCCCGATAAAGTTGATGCCGATCAGCGACATATCCCCGATGGCGTCGAGGATCTTGTGGCGGACGAATTCGTTGCTGTAGCGCAGCCCTTCCGGGTTGAGCACCTTTTTCTCGTCCAGGACGACGGCGTTCTCCAGGCTGCCGCCCAGGGCCAGCCCTTTGGAACGGAGGTACTGCACCTCGTGCAGGAAGCCGAAGGTACGGGCGCGGGCGATCTCCGCCTTGTAGGTTTCACGGCTGAAATCGAGGTCGAAATGCTGTTCGGAAATAACCGGGTGCTTGAACCGGATCGTGAAGTGGTAGCGCAGGTCGTTCGAAGGCATCAGCTTGACGTACTTGTCGCCCTCTTTGATCGTCACTTCCTTCTTGATCCGCATAATACGCTTGGGCGCATCCTGTTCGACCGTTTCCGCCTCATCCAGCAGGAGGCAGAAGCTCGCGCTGGAGCCGTCCATGACGGGAACTTCGTCCGCGTCGACGATAATGCGGAGGTTGTCGATACCATAGGCGTAGACGGCGGAGAGGAGATGCTCGATCGTGGAGATGACGTACCCGTCTTTGCCGATCACCGTCGCCATCTGCGTATCGACGACGTTTTCGGGTTTGAGGGGAATGGAGACGCCGACATCCTTGCGGACGAAGACGATCCCGCTGTCCGCTTCGAGGGGTTCGAGGCGGAGGCGGACCGGAGAGCCTTTGTGCAAGCCGATTCCCACCAGTTCAACCGGTTTTGCGATCGTCGTCTGTTTCATGCGTCCCCCTTAGGTGCAGCTGTTTGTGGCATTATAGCCAATAAACGTGAATAAATTGTGATAAACCCGCGCTCCCGCCCCTTAGCGGCGGCGGTCGATCACCTTCTTCGCCTCTTTGATGACGTCGGTGACATTGAGGCGGATCCACTGCTTGTCCATCCACTCTTCCGGGCGTACTTCGACACCCTGGACCAGGACGCCGAAGTGGAGGTGGTCTCCCATGGCATAACCCGTCATCCCCGTATTGGCGATGTGCGTTCCCGCATCGACGTGTTCGCCCTGGGTGACGTTGACGTTCGAACAGTGGCCGTAAAGCGTATAGAGCCCGAGGCCGTGGGCGAGGATCGGCATATTCCCGTAAATGCCGTTCTCATCGGCAAAAACGATCTCGGAGGGGTTCTGGATCTTGATCTTGCCCATTTTCACGCTGGCGAGGTCAAGCCCCAGGTGCCAGGATTCGCTGACCTTTTCACCGTTGTAGTAGTAGAGACGGTGGTCGCCGAAACTTGCGACCACCTGGCCGTTGCGCAGCGGATAGAAAGGCTGCTGCGCGAAACCGTCGACCTGGGTCTCGCCGACTTTCGAGGTGATGTTATGGATCAGCTCCTCATTCTGGGCCCGCATGGTCTCGTTCACATAGCGAAAACGTTCGATCATGTCGGCATTGGCCGGGGCACCGTACATCTGCGCGAGGTCGGAGACCTTGCCGTTGAGGAAATGGTCGCTGAGCTTGATCTTGGAGACGTGGTACTGCTTCTCCTGGAGGTGCAGCGGGATGTACGCCTTGGCACGGTTGCCCGCGACGTCGGTAGCGATGACATAGGCCCGGAAGCGTTCGGCGGTCACCGGCCACGCGATCAGCGCGACATAGTAGTTTGTCGCATAGAAGGGTTCCGCTTTGAAACGGCGTCCGAAACTCGTCTCGACATAGAGCTCTTCAAGGTTCTCGTCCTCGGCTTCAAAGACGACAAGGGCCGACCCGCCCTGCGTGATCTTGTAGGAGTTGGCAATGATGCCGACTTTAGGACGATGGGCGTCGATCTTCAGGGTCACGCGCTGAACGGCACGGTTACCGGCAAAGAAGTTCCAGCGGCTGGCATCGCGCGCTTCCACTTCCAGGGTCACGACATCGGTCTGTTTGCCGATCGTCCGTGCCGGGACCTGCAGCTCGAACTGCTTCGACATCTCCGGTGTAGGCATCTTCGCCTCGGAGAGGATCGTCTGGTTGCTGCCGCTGATGAGAGTGATCTTGTATTCGAGAATGCCGCTCTGGTCGTCAATGGAGACCTTGAGCGGAGCTTCACCGTTCCAGTAGCCGCTGTTCTCGATACGGATATCCGGGACATCGCGTTCGAACGCATCGGACGTATAGAGGTAGACAGCCCCCCCGATGGTTGCCAGCAGGATGCTCAAAAACATAATCCCGCCGTACCCTTTTTTTCTTCGTCTCATTCCAACTCCTTTTCAATTATGTCAACAACTTTGGCCGTCAAAGCTTCCATGGTCGTTCCGGTCGCCGTAAAGCCCGATGCAAAATGGTGACCGCCCCCGCCGAATGCCGCCGCGATCACGCCGACGTCGATGCCGTCATCCGTACGGAGCGCTGCTTTGAGCGAACCGTCTTCGCGCTCGCAAAGCATCAAAACGACGCTGACCGTCGGCAGTCCGAGGACCTCCTGCAAAACGTCGTCGCAGGCCGTCTCCTCTGCGCCGCTCTGTGCGAACATCTCCCGGGTCACCTGCAGCAGCGCAATACGCGCATCGCTCAGAAGGAAGAGCCCGGAGAGTATCAGCGCCTTCAGGCGCAGGTTCGAAAGCGGCCGGCGCAGAAAAAGTGCCCGGTTGACCGAGGCAACCTCGGCACCGGCCCGGGCAAGTTCCGCAGCCATCTCAAAGACCGATGCATCCGTCCGGCGGCTCATGAACCCCAGGGTATCTTCGGCGATCCCGGCATAAAGCGCCGTCGCCATCTTGGCATTGATTTTGATCCCTTCGGACTTGAACCATGCCATCAGGACGGCCGTGGTACTGGCCGCTTCCTTGTCAATAAGCTTAATATGGCCGAACCCGTCGCTGTTGCTGTGGTGATCGACATTGATCACTGCACACTTCGGCAGGACGCCCAGGCGCTCGGAATCGCCGCAGTCGAACGCAATGGCCAGGTCGGCCGTATCACTCCAGCGTGACGTGATCTTATCCGCCCACGGTAAACAGAACAATCGTTCATCAATGGTTTCACTGGCGCAAAAGAGCGTCACGCGTTTGTGCAGCCGAAGCAGATGGGCGTACATGGCGCATGCGCTGCCCAGGGAATCCGCATCCGGATATACGTGTGCGATGAGTGCGATATGCTCCGCCGCTTCGATCGCTTCGCGCATCAGTCCATTTTCATGGAGAGGTCGATCCAGTTGGCCTGGTGGATCAGGGAACCGGTACTGATGGCATCGACACCCGTGGCCGCATAGGACTCGATCGTTTCGAGGGAGATGTTCCCGCTGGCTTCGAGCTTGATGTAGGGGAAGTTCGTATTTTTGTAGACGACCACTTCACGCAGCTGCACGGGGGTCATGTTGTCGCACATGACGATATCGGCCCGCACGTCCATCGCCTTCTTCGCCATCTCGAAAGTCTCCGCCTCGATCTCGATCTTGGCCGTGTAGGGGATCTTTTTGCGGGCCTCGGCCATAAAAGCGTCGAGGTCCTTGATCGTGCGCAGGTGGGTGTCTTTGAGCATCAGACAGTCATCGAGCCCCATGCGGTGGTTCACCGCCCCGCCGATGCGTGTCGCGTACTTTTCAAAGTTGCGGAGCATCGGGCGCGTTTTGCGCGTATCGAGCAGCTTGGTGCCGTAGGGTTCGATCAGGTCGACGTACTGGCGGGTCAGCGTCGCGATCGAGCTGGCATGCAGCATCATGTTGAGAATCGTGCGTTCGCAGCGCAGGAGGGTATGCGAATCCCCGCTGAAGTGGGCGATCACGTCCCCTTTACTAAAGCGCTCCCCCTCCTTGACGAACCATTTGACATAAATGCTTTCCATCTTTGCCAGGGTGTCGACGTAGAGCACACCGGCCAGGACACCGTCGCTTTTTGCATAGATCTTGGCCGACGCCTCGATAGCCTCCGAGACCCTGGCATAGAGATCCCCGCGGCCGACATCCTCGGCCATCGTCTCTTCGATAAAACGTTCGATATTCACAGCGCCATCATCCGATCAAGGGCAACCTTGGCCCATTTGCGCGTCTCTTCGTCCACGTGGATCTCGTTGATCGGTTCCCCGTCCTCGATCGACTTGAGGGTGTTGTAGAGGTCCTCGAGCGTTGTTTCATTCATCGTCGGGCACTCCGGCTTCGTCGACGAGAGGACGTAGGTGTTCTTGGGGCGCAGGCGGTTGACGAGGTTGAACTCGGTCCCCACCGCGACCTTCTGATCCTCGGGCAGTTCCGCGATATACTTGATCAACTGCGACGTCGAGCCGGTAAAATCGGCTTCGGCGACGATAGAGGGATCGCATTCGGGGTGAACGGCGATGAGGATTCCAGGGTACTTTTTGCGGTAGAAACGGATATCGTCGACGCTGAAGAGCTGGTGCACCGAACAGAAGCCGTCGTAACAGATGATGTCGGCGTCGGCAAGGTTCTCGTCGATCCCGATGACGGCGGATTTGAGCCCCATCATGTTCGCGATGTTCTGCCCCAGGCAGCGGTCAGGCACGAAAAGGATCTTCTTGCCCTCTTTCAGGGCCGTCTCGATGATCATCTTCGCGTTGGAGCTCGTGCAGACCATCCCGCCCATTTTGCCGACCTTGGCCTTGACATCCGCGTTGGAGTTGATGTAGGTGATCGGCAGGATGTTCTCTTTGGCGATTCCCGCCGCTTCCATTTTCTTGACGGATTCGTCGTAGTAGAGACTGTCGATCATCCGGGCCATGGCACAGCAGGCGATCTTGGGCATGACGACCCTTTTCTCCGGGCTGAGCACTTTGACGCTCTGGCCCATGAATCCGACCCCGCAGAAGACGACAAACTCGCTGTCGTCCGCCATCGTCTTCTTGGCCAGTTCCAGCGAGTCGCCGGTAATATCGCCCATTTCAAAGACTTCGTCGCGCTGGTAGAAGTGTGCGACGACCGTGACGCTCAGCTTCTCCTTGAGCGCGCGGATCTTCGCTTTGAGTTCTTCGGTGTTATCCGTCAAATCATCTCCCCTCTTTGTCTGGTATCGGGCCGCCGCCAGCGGTGCGCCGCCCGGAATATTAATGGAATTATAACCAAAGCGTCGTTACCATATCCCTTATAATTCATATCTACTCTCAAGGGCCCGTTTTTATGGACTTCCTCTTCAATTCCAACGTACAGTTCTACCTGCTGGCTTATTTCGTAGGCGGTATCCCCTTCGGACTGGTCCTGGCCAAGTTCTTCGCCGGCGTCAACATCAAAGCGAGCGGCTCGAAGAGCATCGGCGCGACGAACGTCCTGCGCGTCGTCAAAGAGACCAACCCCGCCCTCGCCAAGAAACTGGGGATCGCGACGCTGCTCCTCGATGCCCTCAAAGGGGTCGTCGTCTTATTGATCGCGAAAGCATTCGGCATGAGCGAAGCGGCCCAGTGGGCCGTAGCCGTCCTGGCCGTCGCCGGCCACTGTTTCAGCCCCTACCTCTGGTTTGAAGGGGGCAAAGGGATCGCGACGGGCATGGGCGTCATGCTCGTCATGCTGCCGCTCGAGACGCTGATTGCCCTGGCGGTCTGGGGGATCATGGCCAAAACGGTCCGTATCTCCTCCGTCTCGTCGCTGACCGGCGTGCTTGCGCTGCTCGTCTCCAGCTTCATTCTCCACCCGGAGATGGCGCACGCCCCGGTCATCCTGATCGTCGTGCTGCTCTTTTACAAACATATCCCCAACATCGTCCGTCTCGTCAAAGGCGAGGAGAAGCGCGTCGTCTGATGACCATCGAGATCCGCGCCCTCACCTTCGACTGCATCATCGGCATCCTCGATTTCGAGCGGGTCACCCCGCAGCGGGTCATCGTGGACACGCTTATTGACTATGACTACGACGGGGAGCAGTTCCTCGACTATGCCGCCGTTGCGGAGCATATCAGAACACGGATGCGCGAGGGAGAGTTCGCCCTTGTCGAAACAGCGCTCCAGGTACTTACCGATACCCTCAAAACATCATTTCCCGTTATAAAAAGCCTCGCTATCACCATCGCAAAACCCGACATTCTCCCCGACTGCAGGGTCTCTGTCACAAAAAAATCCAATTTTTAAAGAAAATTGAAAAAAAGTTTAAAATTTTCTAAAACTGTGCTATACTTCGCGAAAATTTTCAACAGTTAGAGGATTAATGCATGCGCATTTTGATCATTGAAGATGAGATCACACTCAACAAAACTCTTGCCGAAGGGCTCAAAGAGTTTGGATACCAGAGCGACGTCGTTGAGACCCTCAAAGACGGTGAATACTACCTCGATATCCGCAACTATGACCTGATTCTGATGGACTGGATGCTTCCGGACGGAAACAGCATCGACATTATTCCCGACATCAAAGCCAATACACCGAAAACGGCCGTCGTCGTCCTCTCCGCCCGTGACGACAACGAGAGTGAAATCGCCGCGCTTCGCGCCGGTGCGGACGACTTTATCCGCAAGCCCTTCGACTTCGACGTCCTCGTCGCCCGCCTCGAGGCGCGCCTGCGCTTCGGCGGCAGCAACATCATCGAGATCGAAGACCTGATCATCAACCCCGAAGAAGAGAAGATCATCTACAAAGAGAAAGAGATCGAGCTCAAGGGCAAGCCGTTCGAGGTCCTGACGCACCTGGCGCGCCACCGCGACCAGATCGTCTCCAAAGAGCAGCTGCTCGACGCTATCTGGGAAGAGCCGGAACTCGTCACGCCGAACGTCATCGAGGTCGCCATCAACCAGATCCGCCAGAAAATGGACAAACCCCTCAACATCACAACGATTGAAACCGTACGCCGCCGCGGATACCGTTTTTGTTTTCCGAAAGAAGCATAAGAAACCGGTTTCTTATCCAGCTCATCGTCGCTTCGGCGGCGCTGCTGATCATCTTCTCCTCCATCCTCTATTTTTACATCCGGCAGAATATTTACGACGAAAAACAGCTTGAAATGCTGCAGTTTGCAAAGAATATCACTGCGTTTCAGTCCCTCTCCGACACGATGAGCAACGACACCGACCCCCTGCTGGGCGTCAGCGTCGAACTGATCCGCTACGATTCATCCGATACCGAACCGCATTTCTTTGACGATAGCAGCGAGGGGCGCGACTACCTGATCCTCATCTACCCCTTCGAGCAGGCACAGCAGACCTATCTCAAGGTTTCCAAAGATATCAGTACGATGAAAAAGCTGCTCAAAAAGATCCTGCGTTCGATCTTTATCATCAACGCCATCGGCTTTTTCATCATCGTCCTGTATGCCATCGCCCTCTCCAAGATGCTGATCATCCCCATCCGGCAGCTCAGCCACCGTCTGTCCAACATGAACGAGCACCTCGTCCGGCCGATCCGCGTGGAGCACCTGCCCGAAGAGTTCGAACCCCTCGGCATCACGATCAACCGCCTGCTTGGACGGATCCAGAACTTCGTCAAATACCAAAAAGAACTTTTCATCGGTGCCGCGCATGAACTCAAAACCCCGCTGGCGGTCATCAAGCTCAAAAACCAGGTCACCCTGATCAAAAAACGCAGTCCCGAAGAGTATATCGAGGCGATCAAAAAGACCAACGAGACCGTCGACGAGATGAACAAGATCGTCGCCGACATTCTCAATATCGGGCGCCAGGAGGGGGCGCAGCTCGAAGCACCGGTACGCCGGGACATCATAGACATGCTCCGGCGCAAAGGGGAGGATTTTGCCCTGCTGGCCCGTGCCGAACAGAAAATACTCGAATACGACCTCCAGCCCGCAACCTACGAAGCGACGATCCAGGAGGGGCTGCTTAACCAGATCCTGCAGAACTTCCTGCAAAATGCCGTCAAGTTCACCCCCGAAGGGCGTAAAGTCACCTTGACCAGCCGCGCCGAGGGTGAAGACCTCGTGATCAGGGTGATCGACGAGGGGTGCGGGATCGATGACAGCGTCGACCTCTTTGCCCCGTTCAAGCGCCTCGGCAACAAATCCGGCGTCGGGCTGGGACTCTTCCTGGCCAAAAGCGCCGCCGATGCCATGGGGGCGGAGATCTCGCTGCGCAACCGGACCGACGGTGTCGACGGCACGGAAGCGATGCTCATCCTCCGTGCGAAGCTCTGCTGCCCGCTTCCCCTGCCAAAGAAAAAATAGGGCGTACTTTCCGCCCTATTTATCACGAAATCTAATCTCTACAACACCTTTCGGGCGAATACTTTCCGCTTCAAATTCACCAAAGGTTTCTTCTGCTATAACTCGCAATTAAATTACTGACGCTAGCGCGTCAAAGACAAATGAGGTATGTATGTCCCTGCTGATCAACGATGAATGTATCGCCTGCGATGCCTGTAGAGAAGAGTGCCCGACCGAAGCGATTGAAGAGGGGGACCCGATCTACATCATCGACCCCGACCGCTGTACCGAATGCGTCGGTACCTATGACGAACCGGCGTGTATCGCCGTCTGTCCGGTCGACTGTATCGTCCCGGACAAAGACAACGTCGAGACCGTCGCCGAGCTGAAGTTCAAACACGACCAGATCATGGCCGAATACGAGGAGTAAACACTCCTGTTCCCGATCCCTCGGGGTCGGGAATCTTACCCCCTGTGTGCCTGTACCGCAGCTGCCGCCCCTCTGCTTTTCAGGACAAAGTACCCCCACAACGTCACGCCGTAACCGAAGATACTCAGCATAACGACGCCTATTGTCACCGATTCAAAGAGCGCCTTATGGGCAAAGCTGTCGGGGATCATGTGCACGAGGATAATCGAGAGTGCCCCCTTCATCCCGCTGAAGGTGAGGATGAACCACCCCTCGAACCCCACCGGTTTGATCAGATTGAACCGGTGGCCGAAGAGGGCGAACTTCGCCATGGAGAGTGCCCGGATCAGCGTCGTCGCGGCGAACATGGCAAGGATCTCGTACCGGTAATACCAGAGCTGTTCATAATCGACCATTTCCGCCAGGGTAAAGAAGATCATGACCGTCGCTAGGTAGCCGAACTCCTTTGCCATCTCGAAAATATACTCCAGGCGCTGTTCCGTCGTCGCCTGATAGCCGCCGAAACGGAGCTGATGATAGAGCTGCTCAAGCCGGTAACTTTTCGTTTTGCGCGCCTCACGGGCTTCGCTGCGCCGCAGATCGGCATCGATCCATGCCTTCGTGGCAATGATGGCCGCGATGAGGGTCAGGATCCCGCTGACGTGCAGCTCTTCGCCCAGCACGTAGGCCGCATACCCTTCGACGACGAAGATAAAGAACTCCCCGCGCTGGTGCTCGACCAGCTTCATCAGCAGGTAGAACCCGAACCCCATCGCGATCCCGAGGCCGAGACTGACCGCGAAGACCCGCAGCGCGTCGAACGAAGCCGCTGCCGGGTCAATCGACCCGTTCAGCATCCACGGCAGCCCGACGAAGAAGAAGGCGATGACTGCCGTGGCGTCATTGCCGAGCGATTCGCCCTCGATCAGCACCTTGAGGTCGTGACCGATCCCCTCGAAGCGCGACAGCACCGACTGCACGCTCACCGCATCGGTCGCCATGTTGATCGCAAACAGCGCCACATAGCCACCCAGGCTCAGCGGGGCGAAGAGTTCCAACTGGTACAGGCTCGCTCCCGCCGCGATGGAGAGCGCCACGGCGAAGACCGCCAGGTAGAAGATTTCGAAGCCGAAACGCCGCACATCCGCAAAATGCAGGTGCAGCGCATCCCCCATAAAGATGAGCGGGATACAGAGCAGAATCACGGTATCGAAGTGGAGCCGCAGATCGAGCGGTACGGCAGCGGGCAGCAGGTGGTAGACGAGGTAGGAGCCGATCAGCAGTAAAAAGACGGCGGGGACCTTCAGACGGTCGGCCAGTGTATCGGAGATGACAACCACGGCCAAGAGGGTGATCAGCATGATTTCGGGGGCAAAAGAGTGCATGGACCTTCCTGTTTTCGCCATTATAGCGTGTCAACCGGGCGCCTGAAGCCTGCAACAATGAGGCCCTTGCCCGCCT is a genomic window of Sulfurimonas sp. HSL1-2 containing:
- a CDS encoding DUF448 domain-containing protein produces the protein MRQNYSGPVRMCVCCRKREAQDQLLRLQCAERSLRPYSGTGRSFYLCPECFTAKQTAKALARQCKSGETERLLNELKEIITDVR
- the thrB gene encoding homoserine kinase, which produces MIISVPATSANLGPGFDTLGLSVDLRNRVEFKPSRFFSVSIKGEGESNPRLKGNNMFVSIFNEHYQRLTHKKQNFKFQFYNSIPLSRGLGSSSAVIVSAIATAHEAAGVRVSKRRILNHALVYESHPDNITPAVMGGFNVATVEKNKVFSQKKHLPDYLRAVVVIPDKPISTAKSRTTLPKSYSKENAVFNVSHAALTVAAFFNEDWEMLKIATQDRFHQKTRMKMMPELFTIQKAAYEQGALMSTLSGSGSTFFSLCYDEDAAALAAKLEQRFPQFAVKILNLDNNGLTVER
- the lpxC gene encoding UDP-3-O-acyl-N-acetylglucosamine deacetylase, whose amino-acid sequence is MKQTTIAKPVELVGIGLHKGSPVRLRLEPLEADSGIVFVRKDVGVSIPLKPENVVDTQMATVIGKDGYVISTIEHLLSAVYAYGIDNLRIIVDADEVPVMDGSSASFCLLLDEAETVEQDAPKRIMRIKKEVTIKEGDKYVKLMPSNDLRYHFTIRFKHPVISEQHFDLDFSRETYKAEIARARTFGFLHEVQYLRSKGLALGGSLENAVVLDEKKVLNPEGLRYSNEFVRHKILDAIGDMSLIGINFIGEYEAFAGSHDLNHKLTLELLKDPANYEVVEIATAEAKAMAKAYA
- a CDS encoding M23 family metallopeptidase; protein product: MRRRKKGYGGIMFLSILLATIGGAVYLYTSDAFERDVPDIRIENSGYWNGEAPLKVSIDDQSGILEYKITLISGSNQTILSEAKMPTPEMSKQFELQVPARTIGKQTDVVTLEVEARDASRWNFFAGNRAVQRVTLKIDAHRPKVGIIANSYKITQGGSALVVFEAEDENLEELYVETSFGRRFKAEPFYATNYYVALIAWPVTAERFRAYVIATDVAGNRAKAYIPLHLQEKQYHVSKIKLSDHFLNGKVSDLAQMYGAPANADMIERFRYVNETMRAQNEELIHNITSKVGETQVDGFAQQPFYPLRNGQVVASFGDHRLYYYNGEKVSESWHLGLDLASVKMGKIKIQNPSEIVFADENGIYGNMPILAHGLGLYTLYGHCSNVNVTQGEHVDAGTHIANTGMTGYAMGDHLHFGVLVQGVEVRPEEWMDKQWIRLNVTDVIKEAKKVIDRRR
- a CDS encoding DHH family phosphoesterase, which encodes MREAIEAAEHIALIAHVYPDADSLGSACAMYAHLLRLHKRVTLFCASETIDERLFCLPWADKITSRWSDTADLAIAFDCGDSERLGVLPKCAVINVDHHSNSDGFGHIKLIDKEAASTTAVLMAWFKSEGIKINAKMATALYAGIAEDTLGFMSRRTDASVFEMAAELARAGAEVASVNRALFLRRPLSNLRLKALILSGLFLLSDARIALLQVTREMFAQSGAEETACDDVLQEVLGLPTVSVVLMLCEREDGSLKAALRTDDGIDVGVIAAAFGGGGHHFASGFTATGTTMEALTAKVVDIIEKELE
- the nadC gene encoding carboxylating nicotinate-nucleotide diphosphorylase; amino-acid sequence: MNIERFIEETMAEDVGRGDLYARVSEAIEASAKIYAKSDGVLAGVLYVDTLAKMESIYVKWFVKEGERFSKGDVIAHFSGDSHTLLRCERTILNMMLHASSIATLTRQYVDLIEPYGTKLLDTRKTRPMLRNFEKYATRIGGAVNHRMGLDDCLMLKDTHLRTIKDLDAFMAEARKKIPYTAKIEIEAETFEMAKKAMDVRADIVMCDNMTPVQLREVVVYKNTNFPYIKLEASGNISLETIESYAATGVDAISTGSLIHQANWIDLSMKMD
- the nadA gene encoding quinolinate synthase NadA, with the translated sequence MTDNTEELKAKIRALKEKLSVTVVAHFYQRDEVFEMGDITGDSLELAKKTMADDSEFVVFCGVGFMGQSVKVLSPEKRVVMPKIACCAMARMIDSLYYDESVKKMEAAGIAKENILPITYINSNADVKAKVGKMGGMVCTSSNAKMIIETALKEGKKILFVPDRCLGQNIANMMGLKSAVIGIDENLADADIICYDGFCSVHQLFSVDDIRFYRKKYPGILIAVHPECDPSIVAEADFTGSTSQLIKYIAELPEDQKVAVGTEFNLVNRLRPKNTYVLSSTKPECPTMNETTLEDLYNTLKSIEDGEPINEIHVDEETRKWAKVALDRMMAL
- the plsY gene encoding glycerol-3-phosphate 1-O-acyltransferase PlsY, whose product is MDFLFNSNVQFYLLAYFVGGIPFGLVLAKFFAGVNIKASGSKSIGATNVLRVVKETNPALAKKLGIATLLLDALKGVVVLLIAKAFGMSEAAQWAVAVLAVAGHCFSPYLWFEGGKGIATGMGVMLVMLPLETLIALAVWGIMAKTVRISSVSSLTGVLALLVSSFILHPEMAHAPVILIVVLLFYKHIPNIVRLVKGEEKRVV
- a CDS encoding dihydroneopterin aldolase — encoded protein: MTIEIRALTFDCIIGILDFERVTPQRVIVDTLIDYDYDGEQFLDYAAVAEHIRTRMREGEFALVETALQVLTDTLKTSFPVIKSLAITIAKPDILPDCRVSVTKKSNF
- the hsrA gene encoding homeostatic response regulator transcription factor HsrA codes for the protein MRILIIEDEITLNKTLAEGLKEFGYQSDVVETLKDGEYYLDIRNYDLILMDWMLPDGNSIDIIPDIKANTPKTAVVVLSARDDNESEIAALRAGADDFIRKPFDFDVLVARLEARLRFGGSNIIEIEDLIINPEEEKIIYKEKEIELKGKPFEVLTHLARHRDQIVSKEQLLDAIWEEPELVTPNVIEVAINQIRQKMDKPLNITTIETVRRRGYRFCFPKEA
- a CDS encoding HAMP domain-containing sensor histidine kinase — its product is MFSERSIRNRFLIQLIVASAALLIIFSSILYFYIRQNIYDEKQLEMLQFAKNITAFQSLSDTMSNDTDPLLGVSVELIRYDSSDTEPHFFDDSSEGRDYLILIYPFEQAQQTYLKVSKDISTMKKLLKKILRSIFIINAIGFFIIVLYAIALSKMLIIPIRQLSHRLSNMNEHLVRPIRVEHLPEEFEPLGITINRLLGRIQNFVKYQKELFIGAAHELKTPLAVIKLKNQVTLIKKRSPEEYIEAIKKTNETVDEMNKIVADILNIGRQEGAQLEAPVRRDIIDMLRRKGEDFALLARAEQKILEYDLQPATYEATIQEGLLNQILQNFLQNAVKFTPEGRKVTLTSRAEGEDLVIRVIDEGCGIDDSVDLFAPFKRLGNKSGVGLGLFLAKSAADAMGAEISLRNRTDGVDGTEAMLILRAKLCCPLPLPKKK